One window of Medicago truncatula cultivar Jemalong A17 chromosome 2, MtrunA17r5.0-ANR, whole genome shotgun sequence genomic DNA carries:
- the LOC25487634 gene encoding bifunctional epoxide hydrolase 2 has protein sequence MENIQHSHVEVKGLKLHVAEIGTGEKVVVFLHGFPEIWYTWRYQMIAVANAGYRAIAFDFRGYGLSDHPAEPEKATIMDLVDDVKDLLDTLGISNAILIGKDFGAIPAYLVAAVHPEKVASVITLGVPFILPGPSAVQNHLLPKGFYITRWQEPGRAETDFGRFDVKSVIRNIYTLFSKSEVPVAGDDQEIMDLFNPSTPLPPWFSEEDLTAYASQYEKSGFRFALQVPYRSLTVESGLIDPKVNVPALLIMGEKDYCFNFPGMEDYIRGGVAKNFVPKLETIYIPEGSHFVHEQFPEQVNKLIIEFLDKQSI, from the exons ATGGAGAACATCCAGCACAGTCATGTAGAAGTGAAGGGACTAAAGCTCCATGTAGCTGAGATCGGAACTG GTGAAAAGGTAGTGGTTTTCTTGCATGGATTCCCAGAAATATGGTATACTTGGAGATACCAAATGATTGCTGTTGCAAATGCTGGATACCGTGCTATTGCCTTTGATTTTAGAGGCTATGGACTTTCAGATCATCCAGCAGAGCCGGAAAAAGCAACTATAATGGACCTTGTTGATGATGTCAAGGATCTTTTAGATACATTAGGTATCAGCAAC GCTATCCTTATTGGTAAGGACTTTGGTGCCATCCCAGCATATCTTGTAGCTGCTGTCCATCCAGAAAAAGTAGCTTCTGTCATAACTTTAGGCGTTCCTTTCATACTTCCCGGTCCTTCTGCTGTCCAAAACCATCTTCTTCCAAAAGGCTTCTACATCACTAGGTGGCAG GAGCCTGGTAGAGCAGAAACAGATTTTGGCCGATTTGATGTTAAGTCAGTAATAAGGAACATATATACACTCTTTTCTAAAAGTGAGGTGCCGGTAGCAGGTGATGATCAAGAAATAATGGACTTGTTTAACCCATCTACTCCCCTCCCACCATGGTTCTCTGAGGAAGACTTGACAGCTTATGCATCACAATATGAAAAATCTGGCTTCAGATTTGCACTGCAGGTTCCATACAG GTCTCTCACAGTGGAAAGTGGCCTAATTGATCCTAAAGTAAATGTTCCTGCACTGCTGATAATGGGTGAGAAAGACTATTGTTTCAACTTTCCTGGCATGGAAGACTACATTCGAGGTGGGGTTGCGAAAAATTTTGTGCCAAAATTGGAAACTATATATATTCCAGAAGGAAGCCATTTTGTGCATGAACAATTCCCAGAGCAAGTGAACAAGCTCATCATTGAATTCCTTGATAAACAAAGCATTTGA
- the LOC25487635 gene encoding bifunctional epoxide hydrolase 2, with the protein MDNIQHSHVEVKGLKLHVAEIGTGEKAVVFIHGFPEIWYTWRYQMIAVANAGYRAIAFDSRGYGLSDHPAEPEKSTIMDLVDEVKDLLDTLGINKAFLIGKDSGAIVANLVPAVYPEKVASLITLGIPFMNPGPSAIQNHLLPKGFYITRWQEPGRAEADFGRFDVKSVIRNIYILFSKTEVPVASDDQEIMDLFNPSTPLPPWFSEEDLTAYASLYEKSGFRFALQVPYRSLTVESGLIDPKVNVPALLIMGEKDYCFNFPGMEDYIRSGVVKNFVPDLEIIYIPEGSHFVHEQFPDEVNKLIIDFLDKQSI; encoded by the exons ATGGATAACATCCAACACAGTCATGTAGAAGTGAAGGGACTGAAGCTCCATGTAGCTGAGATTGGAACTG GTGAAAAAGCAGTGGTTTTCATACATGGATTCCCAGAAATATGGTATACATGGCGATACCAAATGATTGCTGTTGCAAATGCTGGATACCGTGCTATAGCCTTTGATTCTAGAGGCTATGGACTCTCTGATCATCCAGCAGAACCAGAAAAATCAACCATAATGGACCTTGTTGATGAAGTCAAGGATCTCTTAGATACATTAGGTATCAACAAG GCTTTCCTTATTGGTAAGGACTCTGGTGCCATTGTAGCAAATCTTGTACCTGCTGTCTATCCAGAAAAAGTGGCTTCTCTCATAACTTTAGGCATTCCTTTCATGAATCCTGGTCCTTCTGCAATCCAGAACCATCTTCTCCCAAAAGGTTTCTACATTACTAGGTGGCAG GAGCCTGGGAGAGCAGAAGCAGATTTCGGCCGCTTTGATGTCAAATCAGTTATAAGGAACATCTATATACTCTTTTCTAAAACTGAGGTGCCAGTAGCAAGTGATGATCAAGAAATAATGGACTTGTTTAACCCATCTACTCCCCTCCCACCATGGTTCTCTGAGGAAGACTTAACAGCTTATGCATCACTGTATGAAAAATCTGGCTTCAGATTTGCATTGCAGGTTCCATACAG GTCTCTCACAGTGGAAAGTGGCCTAATTGATCCTAAAGTAAATGTTCCTGCACTGCTGATAATGGGTGAGAAAGACTACTGTTTCAACTTTCCCGGCATGGAAGACTACATCCGAAGTGGGGTGGTGAAAAATTTTGTGCCAGACTTAGAAATCATTTATATTCCAGAAGGAAGTCATTTTGTGCACGAACAATTCCCAGATGAAGTGAACAAGCTCATCATTGACTTCCTTGACAAACAAAGTATCTGA